One part of the Sphingobacterium sp. LZ7M1 genome encodes these proteins:
- the metG gene encoding methionine--tRNA ligase, translated as MDIFSKQRYTITSALPYANGPLHIGHLAGAYIPGDIFVRFLRLNNKDVVYVCGSDEHGAAITIKAKKEGVTPQEIIDKYNQQIKESFEQFGISFNIYHRTSEPIHHQLSQEFFLNLYEKGEFIERYSEQYYDEEYHQFLADRYIVGTCPHCGNEGAYGDQCEKCGTSLNPTDLINPKSTLSGKAPVLKETKHWYLPLDKYQPWLEKWLIEGKKNELKSNVFGQCQSWLKSGLQPRSMTRDLDWGVDVPLDEAEGKKLYVWLDAPIGYISATKQWAIDEGKDWEKYWKQQSNPEDNSTLIHFIGKDNIVFHCIIFPAILHAHGEYILPENVPANEFLNLEGDKLSTSRNHAVWLHEYLEEFPGKQDELRYMLTSILPETSDSEFTWKDFQARVNNELVAIYGNFVNRVMVLSHKYFEGKVLLGSPLTESDQAVLKELATYPGLIKQSLSQYRFREALAQFMSAARLGNKYLADEEPWKVIKQDEERVKTVLFVASQIVANLALLGQPFLPFTSTKVFEMLNLAAQNWDEAGKSDLLESGHQLGETQLLFDKITDEQVEFQLNKLANAKASNALAAPKAEQKPNINFDEFMKMDIRVGRILTAEKVAKTKKLLKLTIDTGIDKRTVVSGIAEYFTPEEIVGKQVSILVNLEPREIKGIQSQGMILMAEDADGRLDFVRPNTDISAGSIVR; from the coding sequence TTGGATATATTCAGTAAACAACGTTATACCATTACATCTGCATTGCCGTATGCCAATGGTCCACTTCACATAGGCCACCTTGCTGGGGCTTATATTCCAGGAGATATTTTCGTGCGATTCTTAAGATTAAACAACAAAGACGTTGTTTATGTTTGTGGATCTGATGAGCATGGCGCTGCAATCACGATTAAAGCCAAGAAGGAGGGCGTAACTCCTCAAGAAATCATCGATAAATACAACCAACAGATTAAAGAGAGTTTTGAACAGTTTGGTATTTCTTTCAATATCTATCACCGTACTTCTGAGCCTATTCACCATCAATTGTCCCAAGAATTCTTCTTGAACCTTTACGAAAAAGGAGAGTTTATCGAACGATATTCAGAACAATATTATGATGAAGAATACCATCAGTTTTTAGCAGACCGTTATATCGTAGGAACTTGCCCACACTGTGGAAATGAAGGTGCCTATGGTGACCAATGCGAAAAATGTGGGACGTCACTTAACCCGACAGATCTGATCAACCCTAAATCAACCCTAAGTGGTAAAGCTCCGGTTCTAAAGGAAACAAAACATTGGTATTTGCCATTGGATAAATATCAACCTTGGTTAGAGAAATGGTTGATCGAAGGCAAGAAAAATGAATTAAAATCAAATGTATTCGGACAATGCCAATCTTGGTTGAAATCCGGATTGCAACCGCGTTCTATGACCCGCGACTTGGATTGGGGGGTAGATGTTCCTCTTGATGAAGCTGAAGGAAAGAAATTATATGTTTGGTTGGATGCACCAATCGGATATATCTCTGCGACCAAGCAATGGGCTATCGATGAAGGAAAGGATTGGGAGAAATATTGGAAACAACAATCCAACCCTGAGGACAATTCAACATTGATCCATTTCATTGGAAAAGATAATATTGTTTTCCACTGTATCATTTTCCCAGCAATCTTACATGCTCATGGCGAGTATATCCTCCCTGAGAATGTTCCTGCCAATGAATTCTTGAACCTAGAAGGTGACAAACTTTCCACATCAAGAAACCATGCCGTATGGTTGCATGAATACTTAGAGGAATTCCCAGGTAAACAAGATGAATTGAGATACATGCTGACCTCTATCCTTCCTGAAACCTCAGATTCTGAATTTACTTGGAAAGACTTCCAGGCACGTGTAAACAATGAGTTGGTGGCCATCTATGGTAACTTCGTTAACCGTGTGATGGTACTTTCCCATAAATATTTTGAAGGAAAGGTACTATTGGGTTCTCCATTGACTGAATCTGATCAAGCGGTCTTAAAGGAACTTGCTACCTATCCAGGATTAATCAAGCAGTCGCTATCCCAATACAGATTCCGTGAGGCCCTTGCGCAATTTATGAGCGCAGCTCGCTTAGGAAATAAATATTTGGCTGATGAAGAACCTTGGAAAGTAATAAAACAAGACGAAGAACGTGTTAAAACCGTATTATTCGTAGCAAGTCAAATTGTTGCAAACCTTGCATTATTAGGCCAGCCTTTCTTGCCTTTCACCTCTACGAAAGTCTTTGAAATGCTAAACTTGGCCGCTCAGAATTGGGATGAAGCTGGAAAATCTGATCTATTGGAATCCGGTCATCAATTAGGAGAAACCCAATTGTTGTTTGATAAGATTACTGATGAACAAGTAGAGTTTCAATTGAATAAATTGGCCAATGCCAAAGCAAGCAATGCTTTAGCAGCACCTAAAGCGGAACAAAAACCGAATATCAACTTCGATGAATTCATGAAAATGGATATCCGTGTTGGTCGAATCCTGACTGCAGAGAAAGTCGCTAAAACTAAAAAGTTATTGAAACTGACCATCGATACAGGCATTGATAAGCGTACAGTCGTTTCTGGTATTGCGGAATACTTTACGCCTGAAGAAATCGTAGGTAAGCAAGTGTCCATCTTAGTCAATCTTGAACCAAGAGAAATTAAGGGCATCCAATCTCAGGGTATGATCTTAATGGCTGAAGATGCAGATGGCCGTCTAGACTTTGTTAGACCAAATACAGATATTTCCGCTGGAAGTATTGTAAGATAG
- the brnQ gene encoding branched-chain amino acid transport system II carrier protein encodes MKKTRDIITIGFALFAMFFGAGNLLLPPYIGIQIGDHVWITILAFGLTGILLPFFGILSVVNSGESFEDLGTRINKFLSPILGTVIMLCIGPLIAIPRTAATTFEVGILPSFPNADPLWTSIAFFAVTWLLTIAPSKVVDIIGNLLTPLLLVLLISLIAMGIFSPMGDFSESSLDTAQSFTLGFVDGYQTLDVLASVIFAGIIITASRTKGYTSVKSKNQVVIAAGILAASCLFIIYGGLIYLGATSGIEDLAIKRSELLIRISRAIMGPFGTIAIAVSIALACLTTAIALTSAVGTFFSSLTKGKLSYKLLVTVCCIASCVLSITGVDNIISFAYPILTFVYPIVITLVLYTVFFGSFVKNKKPYVAALIGSTVIACLSLAKHFNLLSESMISTLNHIPFFQYELGWVVPSFVLFVLLILVTGTGHKKEEEKML; translated from the coding sequence TTGAAGAAAACTAGAGACATAATCACGATAGGTTTTGCCTTATTTGCCATGTTCTTCGGAGCTGGAAATTTATTACTCCCCCCTTATATCGGAATACAAATTGGAGACCATGTATGGATCACCATCTTGGCATTTGGTCTGACCGGAATATTATTGCCTTTTTTCGGAATACTCTCTGTTGTAAATTCAGGGGAATCATTTGAGGATCTTGGGACTAGGATCAACAAATTCCTTTCCCCTATCTTAGGAACCGTCATCATGCTCTGCATTGGGCCTCTGATTGCCATTCCGAGGACAGCAGCTACAACCTTTGAAGTTGGTATATTGCCCTCATTCCCTAATGCAGATCCCCTTTGGACCTCGATTGCCTTTTTTGCAGTGACTTGGTTACTGACCATTGCACCATCAAAAGTGGTAGATATTATCGGGAATCTATTGACGCCATTGCTGCTGGTCTTATTGATTAGCTTGATTGCCATGGGCATATTCTCCCCTATGGGAGATTTCAGTGAATCTTCCTTGGATACAGCGCAGTCCTTTACCTTAGGTTTTGTAGATGGCTACCAAACCTTGGATGTGCTGGCTTCTGTGATCTTTGCTGGGATTATCATTACGGCATCCCGCACAAAGGGCTATACGAGCGTAAAATCAAAGAACCAAGTGGTAATCGCAGCTGGTATTTTGGCTGCATCCTGTCTTTTTATAATATATGGAGGTTTGATCTATCTTGGTGCAACTTCTGGAATCGAGGATTTAGCGATCAAGAGATCGGAATTGCTGATCCGTATTTCTCGTGCCATCATGGGACCATTTGGAACCATTGCTATCGCAGTCAGTATCGCTCTGGCCTGTTTGACTACTGCCATTGCATTGACTTCTGCCGTAGGAACCTTCTTTTCTTCACTGACAAAAGGAAAATTGAGCTATAAGCTATTGGTGACTGTATGTTGTATAGCATCCTGTGTGCTTTCTATTACCGGAGTTGATAATATTATTTCCTTTGCTTATCCTATCCTAACTTTTGTTTATCCGATTGTCATCACATTGGTTCTATACACGGTTTTCTTTGGAAGCTTTGTAAAAAACAAAAAGCCTTATGTGGCTGCTTTGATCGGTTCAACCGTTATTGCCTGTTTATCATTGGCCAAACATTTCAACTTATTGAGTGAAAGCATGATTTCAACCCTGAACCATATTCCATTCTTTCAATATGAATTAGGTTGGGTAGTCCCTTCCTTTGTGTTGTTTGTTTTGTTGATCTTGGTTACAGGTACTGGGCACAAAAAAGAAGAAGAAAAAATGCTATAA
- the folP gene encoding dihydropteroate synthase → MTFEVPRIMGILNLTPDSFYDAGQHQSLNLALEHTERLIGEGADIIDIGAYSSRPGAKEISHQEELDRAIPIIEAIHKQFPKAILSIDTFRADVAEACVKAGVHIINDISGGSLDADMFNTVARLQVPYILMHMRGTPATMQQMTYYDDVVNDVAVSLGNSVAKLRELGVKDIILDPGYGFAKTIDQNYELLMRIQELHYFGLPLLGGISRKSMLYKKIKSTPDQVLPGTIALNTLLLERGAQILRVHDVKEAKQLIEIFYT, encoded by the coding sequence ATGACTTTTGAAGTCCCGAGGATCATGGGCATTCTCAATCTGACACCAGATTCATTTTATGATGCGGGCCAGCACCAATCGCTGAACTTGGCCTTGGAGCATACGGAGAGATTAATTGGCGAAGGGGCAGATATCATTGATATCGGTGCTTACTCAAGCCGGCCTGGAGCAAAGGAAATAAGTCATCAAGAAGAATTAGATCGCGCTATACCAATTATTGAAGCTATACATAAGCAATTTCCAAAAGCTATTCTATCCATTGACACCTTTCGAGCTGATGTTGCCGAGGCCTGCGTAAAGGCTGGGGTCCATATCATCAATGATATTTCAGGTGGGAGTCTAGATGCGGATATGTTCAATACGGTTGCTAGGCTTCAAGTTCCTTATATTTTGATGCATATGCGCGGAACACCCGCTACCATGCAGCAAATGACATATTATGATGATGTCGTAAATGATGTAGCGGTAAGTCTGGGAAACAGTGTTGCAAAACTCAGGGAATTAGGGGTAAAGGATATCATCCTTGATCCCGGTTATGGTTTTGCCAAGACCATTGACCAGAATTATGAGTTACTGATGCGCATCCAAGAGCTACATTATTTCGGATTGCCCCTTTTAGGGGGTATTTCCAGAAAATCGATGCTCTACAAAAAAATAAAATCTACCCCTGACCAAGTATTACCTGGAACAATCGCACTTAACACCTTGCTTCTAGAACGTGGTGCCCAAATATTGAGGGTCCATGATGTCAAGGAGGCCAAACAATTAATTGAAATTTTTTATACCTAA
- a CDS encoding DUF4920 domain-containing protein, which translates to MKKIISLLICAVAFIAFSNAQTAIQPAKAGVSYGKKIDKNGAISVKQLEKNLAGKESYTGKVQGEVVQVCTKKGCFLTLKTEEGKEPIMVRFTDYAYFVPQDIIGKTVVLEGKAKVKETTVEWQKHYAEDMGKSKEEIAKINQPRKDISLVADGVLVVK; encoded by the coding sequence ATGAAAAAAATTATCTCTTTACTGATCTGTGCAGTTGCATTCATTGCATTTAGCAATGCACAAACTGCCATTCAACCAGCAAAAGCAGGTGTTAGCTATGGCAAGAAAATAGATAAAAATGGCGCTATCTCTGTCAAACAACTTGAAAAGAACCTAGCTGGAAAAGAATCCTATACAGGAAAAGTTCAAGGCGAGGTTGTTCAGGTATGTACGAAAAAAGGTTGCTTCCTGACGCTGAAAACAGAAGAAGGCAAGGAACCGATCATGGTACGTTTTACAGACTATGCTTATTTCGTTCCTCAAGATATCATTGGCAAGACTGTGGTATTGGAAGGCAAGGCAAAAGTGAAAGAAACCACAGTAGAGTGGCAAAAGCATTATGCTGAGGATATGGGCAAGAGCAAAGAAGAAATTGCTAAAATTAACCAGCCAAGAAAAGATATTTCTTTGGTTGCAGATGGTGTTCTTGTTGTAAAGTAG
- a CDS encoding L-threonylcarbamoyladenylate synthase, translated as MQRLYIDKEDLNQALETLKSGGLILYPTDTIWGIGCDATNPEAVEKIFALKGRDKGKSMIILLGNDNQLQSYVSEVPEVAYELLEATDKPLTIIYSKAKNLASNVVAEDGSIGIRIVNHPFCEQLLQRFRKPIVSTSANISGDASARNFVEVSDEIVNGVDYVVKFGQQDPSNGTASTIMKLDPSGKFEFIRK; from the coding sequence TTTGAATCAGGCTTTGGAAACACTGAAGTCTGGGGGATTGATCTTGTATCCTACCGATACCATTTGGGGAATCGGTTGTGATGCGACTAATCCGGAAGCTGTTGAAAAGATTTTTGCATTGAAAGGAAGAGATAAAGGCAAGAGCATGATCATCCTTTTGGGCAATGACAATCAATTACAAAGCTATGTGAGCGAGGTTCCTGAAGTTGCTTATGAATTATTGGAAGCAACGGATAAGCCTTTGACCATTATCTATTCCAAAGCAAAGAACTTGGCCAGCAATGTCGTAGCGGAGGATGGCAGCATTGGGATCCGTATTGTGAACCATCCATTTTGCGAGCAGTTGTTACAAAGGTTCAGAAAACCTATTGTTTCTACCTCGGCAAACATCAGCGGTGATGCCTCAGCAAGGAATTTCGTAGAAGTCTCTGATGAGATTGTAAATGGAGTGGACTATGTTGTTAAATTTGGGCAACAGGATCCATCAAATGGTACGGCATCAACGATCATGAAATTGGATCCGAGCGGAAAATTTGAATTTATTAGAAAATAA